One stretch of Clupea harengus chromosome 2, Ch_v2.0.2, whole genome shotgun sequence DNA includes these proteins:
- the LOC122133430 gene encoding E3 ubiquitin-protein ligase TRIM35-like: protein MASKLEEDLCCPVCCDFFKDPVILTCAHSVCKACLQQFWESKGSRECPYCRRKCSKDSFLSNMALRNLCEAFLQERSQRASAGSEALCSLHSEKLKLFCLEDKQPVCVVCRDSKKHTGHQFHPIDEAALDRKEELNITLQSLQEKLKAFQEAKVTCDETEGHIKTQVQHTEEQIKKEFEELHQFLRDEEAARIAALREEEEQTSQMMKEKIEKMSREISSLSDTITAIEGVMGADDITFLQVFLSVNLFSIKV from the exons ATGGCTTCTAAACTTGAAGAGGATCTctgctgtcctgtgtgctgtgacttcTTCAAGGATCCTGTCATTTTGACCtgtgctcacagtgtgtgtaaagcctgtctgcagcagttctgggagAGCAAAGGATCCAGAGAATGTCCCTACTGCAGGAGAAAGTGCTCAAAGGACTCCTTCCTTTCTAACATGGCGTTAAGGAACCTGTGTGAGGCCTTCTTAcaggagagaagtcagagagcttcagcagggtctgaggcgctctgcagtctgcacagtgagaaactcaagctcttctgtctggaggataaacagcctgtgtgtgtggtgtgtcgagaCTCCAAAAAACACACCGGCCATCAGTTCCATCCTATAGATGAAGCAGCACTTGACCGCAAG GAGGAGCTGAACATTACACTGCAGTCCTTACAGGAGAAACTGAAGGCCTTTCAGGAGGCGAAAGTCACCTGTGATGAAACAGAAGGACACATTAAG ACTCAGGTccaacacacagaggagcagatCAAGAAGGAGTTTGAGgagcttcaccagtttctacgagatgaagaggcagccaggatagcagcactgagggaggaagaggagcagacgagtcagatgatgaaggagaagattgagaagatgagcagagagatctcatctctttcagacacaatcacagcCATAGAAGGGGTgatgggagctgatgacatcacatttctACAGGTATTCTTGTCAGTGAATCTCTTTAGCATTAAAGTCTGA